In the genome of Ferrovibrio terrae, the window CTGGCTGATCAGTATGAGGCGAGCTATCGCGAAGCTTTCCAGAACTTCCAACCTCTATGGATCGAGCTTGATCTTTCATCCATTGAGGCCAGCTATCAAGCTCTTTTGAAACCTGGTCAAGTTGAGCTTTTAGCCACTCACTTCCAATCTTTGGCTTTTCGCTCATCAGAGTTCTCCTCCAGCAGTCGCATGGCCGAAGCCTTTAGCTTCAAGCGTATTTCTGAGTGCCAACTTAGCCATCTGCTCAATGAAGATGTAGGAGGGGACTAACCGCTTTAACCGAGGAAGTGCGGCTGCGGGTTGCCATTCAACTGCATCTCCATTGTCTATTTTGCGTTTGGTTTTCTCAAACAAATCCATAAAACGGCCTGGAGCTATGCCAATAAAAGGATCAAACGTCACATGATCGGATTCTATTCCACTGTCAACGCGAATAGAATCCCTATAAAGGCCTTTTGCCATGCTTTTTGGGTAAGGCTCAATGTAGATCACCCTTTTAATTCCCGCCGCGACGATATGTCGTGCGCACATGTGACACGGGAAGGTTGTGCAGTAAAGCTTCGCTTCTTTTAAAGGGGTGCCTCTTCTGGCGGCATCGGTAATCGCCGCCATTTCGGCATGGACAATTCGGCCAAACTCCAAAAGTTCGGAAATTCGTGTTCCTCGTAAAGGCCGAGCAGTTCCTCGAAGTGCTTGCTCAGCTAATTCAGCCGCATCTAGTTCGACTTTTTCATCCGTTAGCCATTTAGATTCTTTCAAGCGCTGCAAGAGTTCTTGCAACAATATTTGTTTATTCTTGGCGCTAGAGTCGTAGCCAACTTTAAAGTCGCGAGCATCGTTATTGTCTCCATCCCAATACAGGCCACCGCCAAATTTTGGCACCTCATTGCAGCCTACGGATAGAAGGTCGCCATCTGTTGTGGTTATTGCCGCACCTACCTGCCTTGATAGATCAGCAGATCGCAGCGCGGTTGCTCGCGCATAAAACATCGCCAATTCATCTTTTGTCGGTGTGTGGAATGGATGGCCAAAAATGAGTTCGACGAAGCGGCGCAAAGATTTTTCAACAGTGGCCTTCTCTGTCGCAACGATAAAAAGATCTGCAAGCGGGAAGGTATCTCTGACTCGTTGTCCATACTCAACATTGGCCTCTTCTTCATCCCAAACGATCAGTTCCTCTGCTTTCGGTAAATACTCGTCGGACCCTGGAGGTTTGTGTCTGGACTTTGCAATTTTCTCCGCCAGAGCGGATTTGCGGGAGTCTCTTGGGGCAGTCGCAGCGACAAGATAAAATGCGCGGCCATATATATTCCGTAAGACCTCAACTTCCTCAGGGTGTTTTAACGACCGAATGATATAGGCTTGTCTTTTTGCAGGGCTGTTTGGATCTTGAGTCAGATTGGCGCGTTCAGCAGAAATCTTTGCCGAAGACAGTAATGCAAACAGGTCTTCGCCCAACTCTCCGCGCAGCCTCGTCCCAGCTTGCATATGTGTTGAATAGCGCTCGTCTTCCGGACCGGAAGTGGGGAGGTCGGAATCTAAGATGTGCATTAATTGGCTAATCTGCACTAAGCAGGTCTTGTAATTTACCCGGCCTAATTCTTCCTCAAGAACATGTGAGACCATATTTAGATCGGTCCCAATTGGTCCGACTAAGCCAAATACCAGTTCGGGACCGGTTAACGGCTCGAGGCTTTTATGAGCAGTTTTCTGTTGTGGGGTGCGGGCAGCTTTATCTCGTGCCCGCTTTTCCGCGTGCTTAGTCTTTTTCGGAATTACTTTTGAGCGATTCGCCATCCCCACCCAGCCCGATTCGCGAGGTGGAGATTAGCAGGAATTTTACACCTGACGTTAATTGAAGTGCGACATAATATGGTACTCGGGTAACCATCAGCCCTTGCCCTCGCCGCCGATGCGGCCGTAGCGGTCTTCCTTCGGCTTGGCGGTCGGGCGCAGCGGACCACCCTGCGGATCGCACAGGCCTTCGGGCAGCTCGCGGTCATTTACGAAATCGTCGTGATGCTCGGCGGCGAACTGGTCGTTGCCATAGGTGCCGGGTCCGACGCGTTCCTGCTGCGGCGAATGCTTCACCAGCGGTTCGGTATGCAGCGGCCCGCTGCCGCGGCCGTGATCGCCGGGCTCCAGCGTGAACTGCTGCTGCGGCTGCACGGTCTGCGGCTTTTCCCTGCTGGGCGGATCGCCGATGGGCTTTTTGTAATCGGGCGTGTCGCCGGGCACCTTGTCCTTTGGTGCCTTGTCGTCGGGCGGGGTCTGCGGTTTCGGCTCTGACATGGCGGGTTCCTCCTGAAAGGTTAACCCGCTGCCACCGCCGAGGTTCCGCTCAAGATGGCTGTTCAGCCTTGGCGCTTCCACCGCGTCAGCGCCAGGATCGCGCCGCCGGCGACCAGGCCCCAGAAAGCGCCGCCGATGCCGAACAGCGTCAGGCCGCTGGCCGCGACGATAAAGGTAATCGCGGCGGCCTCGCGGCTTTCGATGTCGCTCAGCGCCGTGACCAGCGAATTGGCGAAGGCGCCTAGTAGAGCGAGACCCGCGACAGCTTGAATCAAAACAGGGGGCGCGGCGCTGAACACCGCCGTCGCCGCCGTGGCCAGCAGGCCGAAGACGATATAGCCGACACCGGCGACGACGGCGGCGATCCAGCGCTTGCCCGGATCGGGATGTGCCTCGGGCCCGGCACAGATGGCGGCGGTGATGGCGGCGAGATTGACGGCATGGCCGCCGAAGGGCGCGCCGAGCACGGAGAAGATGCCGGTCTCGCGGAACAGCGGCGCCGGATCGGGCTTGTAGCCGTTGGCCTGCAGCACGGCGATGCCGGGAATGTTCTGCGACGCCATGGTGACGATGAACAGCGGCAGTGCGATGCCGAGCAGCGCCTCGAACGAAAACTGCGGCGCTACCCACACCGGCTGCGGCCACAGCGTGGCGACATCGAGCGCGCCGAGTTCGCCGCCGGCAACGATGAAGCCGAGCGTGACCAGCACGGCGGCCGGCATCGCCCAGAGGCGCTTGAGTTTGGCCACCAGTGCCCAGACGATCACGATGCTCAAGCCAGCCACGGGAAGTGCTGCGACGGCTTTGACCGGCGCAAGACAAAGCCCGAGCAGGATGCCGGCCAGCATGGCGTTGGCGAGTGCGGAGGGAATCGCAGCGACGGCGCGGCCGAGCGGTTTCCACAGGCCAGCCAACGTCAGCAGCGCGCCGCAGATCAGAAACGCGCCGACCGCGCCGGCAAAGCCGCCGGCGATCTCATGGCCGGCGCTGGCGGCGAGCAGCGCGCCGCCCGGCGTCGACCAGGCGATGCTGACCGGCATGCGCGTGCGTAAAGACAGCCAGATCGCGCAAACGCCCATCGCGAGGCTGAGCGCCATCAGGCCGCTGGCGGCCTGCGCCTGTGTCGCACCGACTGCGATCAGGCCCTGCAGGATGACGGCAAAGGACGAGGCAAAGCCGACGAAAGCCGAGAGCAGGCCGGCGGCAATGGCGGGGGCAAGGGAGGGGGAGGGGGCGGTGGGTGACATGGGCGAATACTAAGCGAGATATCGCCACCAAAACCACCATCATCCCCCACCTGCTCGGGGATGAGGCCGGGTCAGAAAATCGTGCCGATGATCCGGCCGATGACGCCGCCGCTGTGGATGCCGACCTTGGCAAACAACGGCGGCAGGCTGGCCCGGTCGCTCGCATCCTCGAACTCGATGCGCAGCAGCTGGTTGCGCGCCACCGGCTTGAAGGCAGTCTGGAATTCCTTCGGCAGCGCCATCGCCACCGGTTCGATCGCGGCGATGCGTCCATATGCGCTGCGCACGCCCCATTCCACCACCACGCGATCCCCGGCCTTCACGCTGTAGAGCGTGCCGGTCGGAACATAGGCCAGCACATAGCTTTCATTGCCGTAAATCTCGACAAGCACATCGCCCGGCGTGATCACCGTGCCGGTCTCGACATTGCGGCGGCCGATAATGCCGTCGATGGGCGCGATGACATCGCCGCTGCCGTAGAGGCGATCCATGTTGTCCAGCGCGGCCTCGGCCTTGTCGATGACCGAGGCCAGACGCGGCAGCTGCTGCTCGATCGCATCCGTCTCGGCCTTCAGTGCGCCGGAATCCAGCAGGCTGCGGTATTCGCTGTCCATCGCCGCCATGCGCTTGTCCATCGGCAGGATGCCGCGGCGCTGCAGCGTCTCATATCGTTCGCGGGTTTCACTGGCGAGCTGGCTGCGTTGCGAGGCGAGGCCGAGCAGCGAGCCGTTGCGTTCGCCCTGGATGCGCAGCTGGGCTTCCTGGGTGCGCAGCCGCGCCAGCTCACTGGTCAGCCGGGCCACGCTTTCCGACACCTGCTGCGACGACACTCCGGCAATGCGCTGGCCGGCGGTGACGTGGTCGCCTTCGCGCACGCTGACATCGCGCACGGTGGCGGGATATTCGGTCGAGATCGTCGCGCTCGGCGCAATCACCATGCCCTCGCTCTTGAGATAGAGATACGAGCCGAACAGGAAATCGCCGAACCACAGGCCGAGCAGCAGCAGGACGCCGAAATAGACCAGTCGGGTCCAGGCCACGGTGCTGCGGCGGATGTCGTTGTTGAGGGTGTCGGCGCGGGGACGGAGACGCAGGCGTCGCATGAGGCAGCCTTTTTATCGTTTCTGATTAGTAGTCTTCGACCTGACGCATCACACGCCGGGGCACATAGGAATCCTGATAGGAATTGCGGAACACCCATTCATCCACCGCGGCGTAGAAGCGCACGGCGCGCATCACGAAACAGGCAAACACCACGTAATAGGGCAGATAGAGAAACCGCCGCAGCACGTCGCGGTCGTTGTCGGCCAGGCCGGCGATCAGCAGCATCATGGCGGCCATCACCGTGTAGACGGCGAGCGTGGCGAACAGCAGTACGAAGCCGAACCAGCCAAAGGTGACGATCAGCCAGCCGAGATAGACGAAGAAGAATCCGGCGACCACCACCTGCATGAAAAACACATCCCAGATCACCAGCGCGTTGGTGATGCGGAAATTCTCGTGGAAGGGATTGAGCAGCTGCTTGTATTTGCGCAGCCAGATGGTGATCACCGAGCGGTCCCAGCGCAGGCGCTGGCGGATCAGCGCAATCGGCGTTTCGGGCACGTCGGTGCCGGCACGCGCGCGCGGCTCGAAGACCAGCTTCCAGCCGGCTGAACGCAGCTTCATGGTCAGGTCGGCATCCTCGCCGATCTCGACATCGAAGCCGCCGACGGAATCAAGCGCGCTGCGACGAAAGGCGCCGAAGGCGCCCGAGACGATACCGAGGATATCCAGCATCTCGCTGACGCGGCGGCCGAGCGAGATCGAGATGCGGTATTCGATATCCTGGAACATGGTGGTCAGGCTGTGGCCGGCATTGCGCACGAACAGGTTGCCGCCCACCGCGCCGACCCTGGGGTCGTCGAAAGGTGCGATCAGGCGTTCGAAGGCGTCGCGGTCGAAGGTGGTGTCGGCATCCACGACGATCACCACATCATGGTGACAATGCGCCAGCGCGAGATTGGTGGCGGCCGATTTGCCTCCCCGCAGTTTCAGCGACAGCGCGATATCCACCAGGCCCTGACGCTGCAGGTCGGCGATCGCATCCGCCGTATTGTCGCTGGAGCCATCGTCCACCACCACGATCTGGCCGCGCCGGAAGCCCTGCACCGTGTCATGCATGACGGATTGTTCGAGGATCGAGCGGATGCAGGAAGGCAGCGCCAGTGCTTCATTATGGCCGGCGATAATGACGCTGAAGCTCCGGCGTTCCAGTGCCGGCTGGCCGGGGTCTTCGGCCGAGGCATCGTAGAAATGCAGCAGGCCGATGCGGCGCAGGCTGAAACCAAAGAAGACCAGCGCGCCGATCAGGTAGCGCGGCAGTTCCAGCACGATCATGAACCAGAACAGCCGGATCAGGTCGCGCGCATCCAGCGCGAAGACGAGCTGAACGCCGGAAACAACGGTGGCGATGATGTCCTGCATCGGTCCGCCGCCTTATGCCGTCGCGGCCAGTTCGTCCAGCATCAGGCCGGCGCGTTCGGCCGGCACGGCTTCAAACTCGAGCTGTACCGGCAGCGCCAGATGGCGGTCGGCCGCCGCGCCGATGCGGGTGAATACGCCTTCGGCCTGCTGCGGGCTGGTTTCCGGCATGGCGACCAGCAGCAGGTCGTCGCGCGGACTGCTGACGAAATCGGTATCACGCAGGGACTCGACCAGGATCTGCGAGAACAGCCGGATGGTGGCGCCGCCGGCGGCAATACCGGCCTGCTGGCGGAGCGCAGCCAGGTTGCCGATGCCGATGCGGCCCAGGGTGAGCGGCCGGCGATAGCGCTGCGCCACCAGCAGCTGGCCGCGCAGCAGCAGTACGAAATCCTTCAATGCGAAAGTGCGCGGGAAGATGCCTGTGACCTCAACGCCCTCGGCCGGCAGTTCGCCGCTGCGCAGCGCCGCGATGCCGCGTTCGGTCAGGCTGTAGTCGAACCAGTCCAGCGGCCGCGCCTGTTCGCCGCGTGACACGGTGTGGCAATCGAGGCAGTGGAAACGCGGCTGCGGCTCGCTCATCACCTGCATGCAGCTGAGGCAGCGCTGCATCACGCCGGGCCGGCCGTAGTCGACGCCGAAATGGCGGAGTTCCTGGTTGCATTTCGGGCAGATCAGGTCATTGCCCTGCAGGAAGCGGCTTTCGCCATCCTGAAAGCCGCAGCGATAGTGATGCACGATGGCTTCTTCGGTCAGGTTACCGCTGCCACAGGCGGTGCAGGCCTCAAACGCCGCGAGGCGACCGTTGCGACAGGCCGGGCAGCACAGCACGCGCGCGGCGAAACGACGTTCCAGCAGGTTCTGGCCGGCCAGGCTTTCCAGTGCCGTGCGCTGCGCCATGATGTCGAGCGCGGCGCGGCCCCGCAGCAGCGGATAGTTGAGCGTGGCGGGCGAGGCCGGATCGCGCGCGGCGCGGATCGGCTGCGCGCGGCTGTGGCTGAGGCACAGGATGTCGAGCCCGCTGCCCGGCGCATGCAACCCGCCACTGGAACAGTCGCCCAGCCGCTCGCTGATCGGCGCCAGTGCTGCCAGCATGGCGTCGAGCTGTTCGGGACTGGACAGCACCGGGGCGGCAAAGTCGGCGGCGAGGCTGGAGGTTTCGCCACTGAACTCGATCACCGGCAAAGCTGGTGGCAGACCGGGTGGCAAAGCTGCGCCATCGAACAGGGCGACGGCATCGGCTGGCTGTTGCGGATCGTCCAGCCAGTGAATCTCGTCATGCGCCGGCAGCGTGCTCTTGATGCGGCCGATTGCCAGAATATGCCAGGGCATCGTGTCTCTCTTTGGTTCGTCGGCACACTCGTAAATCGCGCATGGCATCGGCGAGACTTGCGTTTGTATGCAGCATCCGAACGGTCGAGCTGAGAGATAATTGCAGAAGAATGCGGAAAAAATTTATTGAACTTGTCTGCACATCTCTCGGAACCGCCCGTTCTGCTTGTGTTACTCGTCTCAGCGTGGCGTGGCAGTAGGCAGGCGCGGCGAGAGTTGCCCCCGAGAGCGCGCAGCGACACATCCAGCCGAAATGGGCTGGCGCGCAGTGGTGTGGGGATATGTGCAGTTACTGGGAGAGCAGGCGGCTCGACCAGTGGACGCCAAACGGCGTGACTGGATCGAGACCCGGGATATCCGTCGGTGTGGGGGGCTGCAGGCGGCTCAGCGTCTGGCGCAGGCCGTCTTCCAGCGCGGTGGTGGCGGCGATGCGCAGATGGCGGATCGCTGCCGACGGATCGCCGAGCGAGCGGCGAATGTCGCCAGTGCGGGCCGGCGTGGATTGCAGTTGCAGCGGACGACCGCTCAGCCGCGCGATCACGGCGGCCAGTTCGCGGATGCGCGTGGGTTGGCCGGTGCAGACATTGAAAACGGCGCTGGCGGCGGCCTTGCCGTCGCGCTGGCGCTCGAGCAGACGGTCCATGGCCGCCACCAGATGCGCGGCGACATCGGCCACGAAGATGAAATCGCGCGTCTGTTCGCCATCGCCATGCATCGTCATGGCTTCGCCCTCCAGGGCGCGGGCGGCAAAGATGCTGATCACGCCGGCATAGGACGAGGCGGGGTCCTGGCGCGGACCATAGACATTGAAGAAGCGCAGGCCGGCGGTGGGCACGCCATGCAGGCTGGCGGCGATGCGGCCATGCAGTTCGCAGCCCAGCTTGTCGGCGCCATAGGCGCTGAGTGGCCTGGTCGGCGCCATTTCCGACAGGCGCTGGTCTGCGCTGTCGCCGTAGACGGCGGCTGACGAGGCGTAGACCACCGGCACGGCACGGCTGCGCGCGGCCTCAAACACGGTGATGGTGCCGGTGAGGTTGGTGCGATGGGCGCCGAGCCAGTCTTCCGTCGAGGCCTGCACGCTGGCATTGGCGGCGAGATGGAAGCAGCCGGTGACGCCCTTCATCGCCAGCGTGACGATGGCGACATCGGCGACATCGCCGATCATCAGTTCGGCTTCGGGCGCGAGGTTGTGGGTGCGGCCACTGGAAAGATCGTCCAGCACGCGCACGCGATGGCCCTGGCGCACCAGAAGATCCACCAGATGGGACCCGATAAAGCCGCAGCCGCCGGTGACAAGGTAAGTGGGCATGTCGCGCGTCCCAGTTCAAACGGACTGAACTGAAAAACGCTTGCAGGAACAATCGGTTCCTTACGGCGGAGGCGGTGGCCGATATGGCCGGAAAACCGGCAATTGCGGAGCGCCGGGGAACAGGCATGGCCGACGGCGCGCGTGGCGGCGCCGTCGGCCGCACTGATTCTTAAGCGTTGGTGCCGCCATCGACGGCGATCTGCGCGCCGGTGATGTAGCTGGCGGCCTCGCTGGCCAGGAAGACCACCGTATCGGCGATCTCTCGGGTATGGCCGTAGCGGCCGAGCGCGGTATTGGCGACCTGCGACGCGGCATATTCGCTGTCGGCCGGGTTCATGTCGGTGTCGATCGGGCCGGGTTGCACCACGTTGACGGTGATGCCACGAGGTCCAAGATCGCGGGCCAGGCCGCGGGTCATGCCGGTCATCGCCGCCTTGCTCATCGAATAGAGCGTGATGCCGGCCTGGCGCACGTTTTCACCGAGGCAGGAGCCGATGGTGATGATGCGGCCACCCTGTTTCATCACCTCTGCGGCGGCCAGTGCCGCCACATAGGGTGCGCGCGTGTTCACCGCCAGCACCTTGTCGATGTTTTCCAGCGTGTCCTCATAGGTCACGATACCGGCATTGTTCACCAGGATGTCGAAGCGGCCAAAGGCCCTGGCGGTCTGCGTCACGGCCTCCTGCACGGCTTTGGCATCGGCGCTGTCGGCCCGGATGGCGATTGCCTTGCCGCCAAGCTCCTTGACGACGGCCGCCGCCTTGTCGGGCGAGCTGGAATAGGTGATGGCGACATCGGCGCCGGCGGCGGCGAGTGCTTTGGCGATGGCGGCGCCGATGCCGCGGCTGGCGCCGGTCACCAGGGCGGCTTTGCCCTTCAGGTTCAGGTTGGTCCCGAAATTTGTCATGGGGGAGGTTTCCTTTGTTTATGTAGTGATCGATACAGAATGAGAAGCGGAGGATAGGGCCTTGCCGGGAGGGGTCAAGCGCTTTATTTATCGATTGCTACAGAATTGGAATGAGACAGCAGGAAACGGTCATGGCCGTGCGCAAGGTCACAAAGTCGAAAGCCGCGAAAAAGGGCCGCCCGCGCAGCTTCGACCGCGCGGCAGCTCTCACGGCCGCCATGCAGGTTTTCTGGCAGCGCGGCTATGAAGCGACGTCTCTAAGCGATCTGACAGGGGCGATGGGTATCAACGCGCCCAGCCTTTACGCGGCCTTTGACTGCAAGGAAGCGCTGTTCGAGGAAGCGCTCGCGCTCTATCAGGCAAGTGAAGGCGCCGCGCCGCAGCGGCTGCTGCAGGAAGCGCCGACCGCGAAGCAGGGTTTCGCCGCCATGCTGCGCTTTCATGCGATGGACTATGTCAATCCGCAGAAGCCGCCGGGCTGCATGGCGGTGCTGGCCGCCATCACCGGCACACCGGAGAACAAAAGCGTGCGTGCCCTGATGACCAGAACCCGGCGTTCGGCGGTGGATGGCCTGGCGGCACGGATCAGGCGAGGCATCGCGGCTGGCGATGTGCCGAAAGCCGCCGATCCGGTGGCGATGGCGATGTTTTACACGACGCTGATGCAGGGCATGTCGATCCAGGCCCGCGATGGCGCGACCAAGAAGCAGCTGCTGGCGACCGTGGAGGGCGCGATGGCGGCCTGGGATGGGATGGCGGGAAAGATTTAGCCAACCCCGTCACGGTCGGGTCCAGGGAGATCTTATTGGCCGACCATCCCCGGCCGACCGGAGAAAGGTCTTCAGGTCGAGCCCGAGAACGACGATCAGGCGGCCTTGAACGGATGCACTGTCTTCCAGTGC includes:
- a CDS encoding glycosyltransferase → MQDIIATVVSGVQLVFALDARDLIRLFWFMIVLELPRYLIGALVFFGFSLRRIGLLHFYDASAEDPGQPALERRSFSVIIAGHNEALALPSCIRSILEQSVMHDTVQGFRRGQIVVVDDGSSDNTADAIADLQRQGLVDIALSLKLRGGKSAATNLALAHCHHDVVIVVDADTTFDRDAFERLIAPFDDPRVGAVGGNLFVRNAGHSLTTMFQDIEYRISISLGRRVSEMLDILGIVSGAFGAFRRSALDSVGGFDVEIGEDADLTMKLRSAGWKLVFEPRARAGTDVPETPIALIRQRLRWDRSVITIWLRKYKQLLNPFHENFRITNALVIWDVFFMQVVVAGFFFVYLGWLIVTFGWFGFVLLFATLAVYTVMAAMMLLIAGLADNDRDVLRRFLYLPYYVVFACFVMRAVRFYAAVDEWVFRNSYQDSYVPRRVMRQVEDY
- a CDS encoding NAD-dependent epimerase/dehydratase family protein codes for the protein MPTYLVTGGCGFIGSHLVDLLVRQGHRVRVLDDLSSGRTHNLAPEAELMIGDVADVAIVTLAMKGVTGCFHLAANASVQASTEDWLGAHRTNLTGTITVFEAARSRAVPVVYASSAAVYGDSADQRLSEMAPTRPLSAYGADKLGCELHGRIAASLHGVPTAGLRFFNVYGPRQDPASSYAGVISIFAARALEGEAMTMHGDGEQTRDFIFVADVAAHLVAAMDRLLERQRDGKAAASAVFNVCTGQPTRIRELAAVIARLSGRPLQLQSTPARTGDIRRSLGDPSAAIRHLRIAATTALEDGLRQTLSRLQPPTPTDIPGLDPVTPFGVHWSSRLLSQ
- a CDS encoding SDR family oxidoreductase, translating into MTNFGTNLNLKGKAALVTGASRGIGAAIAKALAAAGADVAITYSSSPDKAAAVVKELGGKAIAIRADSADAKAVQEAVTQTARAFGRFDILVNNAGIVTYEDTLENIDKVLAVNTRAPYVAALAAAEVMKQGGRIITIGSCLGENVRQAGITLYSMSKAAMTGMTRGLARDLGPRGITVNVVQPGPIDTDMNPADSEYAASQVANTALGRYGHTREIADTVVFLASEAASYITGAQIAVDGGTNA
- a CDS encoding anti-phage dCTP deaminase codes for the protein MANRSKVIPKKTKHAEKRARDKAARTPQQKTAHKSLEPLTGPELVFGLVGPIGTDLNMVSHVLEEELGRVNYKTCLVQISQLMHILDSDLPTSGPEDERYSTHMQAGTRLRGELGEDLFALLSSAKISAERANLTQDPNSPAKRQAYIIRSLKHPEEVEVLRNIYGRAFYLVAATAPRDSRKSALAEKIAKSRHKPPGSDEYLPKAEELIVWDEEEANVEYGQRVRDTFPLADLFIVATEKATVEKSLRRFVELIFGHPFHTPTKDELAMFYARATALRSADLSRQVGAAITTTDGDLLSVGCNEVPKFGGGLYWDGDNNDARDFKVGYDSSAKNKQILLQELLQRLKESKWLTDEKVELDAAELAEQALRGTARPLRGTRISELLEFGRIVHAEMAAITDAARRGTPLKEAKLYCTTFPCHMCARHIVAAGIKRVIYIEPYPKSMAKGLYRDSIRVDSGIESDHVTFDPFIGIAPGRFMDLFEKTKRKIDNGDAVEWQPAAALPRLKRLVPSYIFIEQMAKLALRNTLEAKGFGHATAGGEL
- a CDS encoding HlyD family secretion protein — translated: MRRLRLRPRADTLNNDIRRSTVAWTRLVYFGVLLLLGLWFGDFLFGSYLYLKSEGMVIAPSATISTEYPATVRDVSVREGDHVTAGQRIAGVSSQQVSESVARLTSELARLRTQEAQLRIQGERNGSLLGLASQRSQLASETRERYETLQRRGILPMDKRMAAMDSEYRSLLDSGALKAETDAIEQQLPRLASVIDKAEAALDNMDRLYGSGDVIAPIDGIIGRRNVETGTVITPGDVLVEIYGNESYVLAYVPTGTLYSVKAGDRVVVEWGVRSAYGRIAAIEPVAMALPKEFQTAFKPVARNQLLRIEFEDASDRASLPPLFAKVGIHSGGVIGRIIGTIF
- a CDS encoding benzoate/H(+) symporter BenE family transporter, whose product is MSPTAPSPSLAPAIAAGLLSAFVGFASSFAVILQGLIAVGATQAQAASGLMALSLAMGVCAIWLSLRTRMPVSIAWSTPGGALLAASAGHEIAGGFAGAVGAFLICGALLTLAGLWKPLGRAVAAIPSALANAMLAGILLGLCLAPVKAVAALPVAGLSIVIVWALVAKLKRLWAMPAAVLVTLGFIVAGGELGALDVATLWPQPVWVAPQFSFEALLGIALPLFIVTMASQNIPGIAVLQANGYKPDPAPLFRETGIFSVLGAPFGGHAVNLAAITAAICAGPEAHPDPGKRWIAAVVAGVGYIVFGLLATAATAVFSAAPPVLIQAVAGLALLGAFANSLVTALSDIESREAAAITFIVAASGLTLFGIGGAFWGLVAGGAILALTRWKRQG
- a CDS encoding TetR/AcrR family transcriptional regulator, producing the protein MAVRKVTKSKAAKKGRPRSFDRAAALTAAMQVFWQRGYEATSLSDLTGAMGINAPSLYAAFDCKEALFEEALALYQASEGAAPQRLLQEAPTAKQGFAAMLRFHAMDYVNPQKPPGCMAVLAAITGTPENKSVRALMTRTRRSAVDGLAARIRRGIAAGDVPKAADPVAMAMFYTTLMQGMSIQARDGATKKQLLATVEGAMAAWDGMAGKI